The stretch of DNA aggttgcagtgagccgagattgtgccattacactccagcctggcgagagctagactccatctcaattgaaaaaaaaacaaaaaacaaaaaaaaaaacagaattctcAGGAGAAACTATTTAAGATGGAGATTCCCAGGTACAACCCCCAAGAGATCCTGAATCAGCAAGTGGGAACACGAAACGGTACCTTGAACAGACTCCAAGCAACTGATGTAGTGGCCACCCTGGTTCAGGAGTTCTTGGAGAGGGACGGGGAGAGCcagaagaaaactaaatttttagCTAAAAGACCTCAGCttctggcctggcgcggtggctcacgcctgtaattccaacagtttgggaggccgaggcgggcagatcacttgagcccaggaggtagaggttgcagtgagcttagatcgtgccactgaactcttgGCTTCTGTGTGAGGGAacaggaggggagggaaaggttTTCATCTTCCAgctgtttataaaaatataaactggcACTTTGAGGTAATTTGCATCACCAAATACCTATTCTAGAAACCCCAAGATCTGTGGGACGTCCTTCCAGATCGGTGGAAAGCCATTTGCAAAGAGGACAAACGGCTTCTCCTCTCATAGATCATGAACAATTCTCAAAGCTTGAACCCATATCTGATAAGCAGTCATGTCTGGCTGGGGGCACTGTTTGAAGGGGGAACCCTTTCCTCAAATTTAATAGTCCATGTAATCCCCACCTACAAAAGAGTAAAACTTCACAGGACACAATTTGCTagactttattttatacatacacgTTTACATTTACTAGTCATGGTGTCAGCCTGTTAACACAATGAAGCCGTAATGGACCCGTTTTGAAAGTAGAAGTTGGACAGTTGCAGGCTTTGGTCTCTTCAAGAGTGCAGTTCGCCCCTGGGTTTGGTTTGGCACACACCCCAGGAGAACCTCGATGCACACAGCTGCGTAGCTGCTCtcttttctcttgtatttttcagTCAGACTCATTCAGGATGTTGAAATGAATCACCACGAGAAATGTGTTTTAAAGTTGAATCACTGAGAACATCTAACAACTGTTCACATTCTTTAGCACAAAAACTGAAGTCGGAAAAGATGCCCTGAAAACTTGCAAGGGCTAATACTCTATGATAGAATATTACTACTGTTCACCATGTTAACACATTTACTCGCTACCAGACAACTGAAGCAGCACGGCAGAACAAGAGCATGTGAAGGACGAAAGGAAACTTGCTTTCAGGGCGTCAGATTATAGGACATGCACAGGACTGAATTTCTTCCGCTTCTAACCTCGCTCATCAGTCTCATTTACAAGAAACTCAATTTTAAGCAAAGAGGTGCCAGAAATAACTAACTCAAGATGTGTACAAAAACAAGTTAACCTATAAACACAAGGTAATATTCTGATAGTCTTCAATGTGACTAGTTGCCAACATTATCTGAGTAGTCACTTTTGAGTTTTTTAAACACGTGAAAAAAATAGATTCAGATTACATCTTTGTGGGCATCTAGGATACAGTCTGGAAACCATTACCTCAGGAACCCTGCCCTCTCCCCTACACATGggcacgcaaacacacacacgcacacacacacacaaataatgaCACGTGGTGGTCTGGTCTAATATAGTGTGTCTAAATTCAGAGGGCAGACATTAACAGCCTCGATCtctgatctcttgacctggttttgtttgtctgtttgtttgttttttgagatagagtctcactctgccgccaggctggagtgctgtggcgcaatctcggctcactgcaacctcagcctctcggattcaaacaattcttctgccttagccccctgagtagctgggattacaggcgcgtgccactacgcccggctaatttttgtattttcagtagacatggggtttcaccatgttggtcaggctggtctcaaactcctgacctcatgatccacccgcctcggcctcccaaagtgctgggattacaggcgtgagccaccacgcccagccaacagccaagttttaaaatattttttcccctcttactTATATATAACGTGAGTAGTGACCTTCTGCTACAAAGATGATGACAGTTTGGTGCAAAGATGGTGACAGTTTGGTAGATGGATGGAATTACAGCTGGGGACCTACGAATGCCTGCATCCTTCCCTACAATCACCCCGCTTCCCCACAGGATTCCTGAGAGGGCTCATCCCAAATGGGAATCAAAGTGCCATTTTTACTAACAGACTCTAAAACTCAAAGACTTCAAGGTCTAGGCAGACATTCTTTTTCCCTAAAACTAACTCTTGGGACCTCCTGGCTAGATAACTGGAGGATGGAAGCTGGAGACTGAAGGGGCAATGAAGCCAGGTTTGCAGTGAAGGTCCTGGCTTAACTTACCCCGCTGGTTACATGAGAGAAAGGCAGGAGGGAGAACACGGCGGGGCCACCCAGCTCTTCCAAACGCCAGGGCCTGCAGAGGTCGCTGACCATTCCGAGGAGGGAGCGAGGCGTGGGGGAGAAAGGCTGAACATGGATGAGTGTAACAGTGACCCTGCTCATGCATAAAGGGGAATGAATGTTCTAGAACCTTCCCAATCCTCTTACCAACTCTCCTGACTCCGAAGGGAAGGTGAGTAGAGGAGGTGGTGAAATGGCAGGCCTGGTAGATAAAAGGGCATAGAGGTCCACCTCCCTTCCCCAACTCCCTCCCACCCAAGACCTCACCTATTGTTTACCTCAGAGCCAGATCTCTATCAACAGGGTCCCTAAGAGAGTCCAAAGTCTTATTTTATTCAGTGACAAGAGAAAACTTGGTTGACTTGGAACTTCTTCCTTGTTCCTTCAACTCCTCAGTACGGGTGGTCCCCCAGATCAAACCTTTCTGGATTCTGCAAATAAATGAGAGAACAGCTCAAGAAGGGAAGCAGAGAGGTGTCATTAGGAAATGCATTACTTCCAAGAAACTTCTGGGTCCCTGAACATTTCTATTCCCCAGCCAGGCCTCTAGAAAATTCCACCCTTAAAGCCACATACCCTGCAAACACCATTAACTCCaaaggattaattttttttttttttttgggacagggtctcactctatcgcccaggctggggtacagtggtgtgatcttggctccctgcaacctccacctcccaggttcgagcaattctcacgcctcggcctccccagcagctggaattataggtgcccaccaccatgcccagctatgtttgtatttttagtagagatggggtttcaccatgttggccaggctagtctcgaacttctgaccccaagtgatctgcccacgttggcctcccaaatcattaaattctttttttttcttttttggagagagtctcactctgtcacccagactggagggcagtggcacaatctaggctcactgcaacctctgcctcccgggttcgagattctcctgcctcagcctcccaagtagctggtacaggcatatgccaccatgtccagctaattttttttttttttgagacggagtctcgctctgtcgcccgggctggcgtgcagtggccggttctcagctcactgcaagctccgcctcccgggtttatgccattctcctgcctcagcctccgagtagctgggactacaggcgcccgccacctcgcccggctagttttttgtattttttagtagagacggggtttcaccgtgttagccaggatggtctcgatctcctgacctcgtgatccgcccatctcggcctcccaaagtgctgggattacaggcttgagccaccgcgcccggccacatgcccagctaattttttgtatttttagtagagacggggtttcaccgtgttggccaggctggtcttcaactcctgacctcaagcgatctgcccaccttggcttcccaaagtgctgggattacaggtgtgagccaccaagcctgggccTAAACCATTAAATTCTCATCAAGGAAGATGGGTCAGACGGAGTGGCAAACGACCACAGTGACACTCATTGATAAACAACCGGTCAGTGGGTTTGCTCTGTCATCTCCTGCCCACCAGATGTCCCCAGCATCGGCCTTCAGGGGCTCCTGGGAGGACAGTCTGGGCTCTTACCCTCCTCAACTGGTGTGTCATCCACCTCCTGCCATGCACCAGGGTCCTCCTCATCACCCGCTTGACCCACCACCTCCTCATGTTCCTCTGCCCCCACCTGCCACTCCTGCTAGTCCTGCCTCATCCACTTGCTGGCATGAGCCCATCACTTCTGCTGTCATTCTCACCATTGGTGGCACACCGAGGAGAGCCTTCTGGCTTAGCCTTCAGATCTCTAGAAGTTGAGGCTGTTGCCTCGGCAGGCTGCTGGCCTCGAGGGGCCTTCTGAACTGATGCCTCCCTTCTTGAGCCCGGCCCTTTCTTTGGCATCACCGGCTTCTTCCTGCCATCTTCTGAGTCGACCAAGACGTAAGAGACAGGGCCCAGGctcaccttcttcttcttcctcatggGGTTCTTGGCGGAGACCCAGGCCATGGCCTTCTTCTTTGGTGGGCTTTCATGGCCACCATCTTGGTCTGACTCAGAGGCGCCTCCTGCGCTCTCGGCTTCTGCCCGGGCATCCTGAGGTGGCTCTCTGGGACCCTTCCAGGCACATTTCACCATGGGCTTCTTCAAAGCCAACTCCTCCTGCTTCACACAGGGCTTTCTGCTGCCCTTGATGGGCTCCGAGATTGCCATGCTTTCAGCATCACCCGCCTCAGGATCCTCCAAGTTGGCTGTGCTGTTGGAATCAATGCCTTTGGGTTTTTTCCAGGGCACTGCTTCCTGCTTGGggttcttcttctgcttctttctccTGGAGCGAGTCTTAGCTCCAGCCTTGCGAACCAAAGGTTTGGGAGGGTCATGCTGGTCTTCCGTGGCATTCCAGTTGCTGGGGTTCTCCGTCTTTAAGGCAGAACCCACCTCTGCTGCAAGCCCCGGTTCTTTCTTGACCTTCCTCCCTGCTGCTAAAGCCCAGGCTGCCATCTCCTCGAACTCAGCGGCCTCGTGGGCCCTGGCTTCCTCCCGGCTGCGGATCTCGGCATCCATGCAGAAGATGATCTGTACCACTGCTCCCAGAAGCACCCCCAAAGCTTCTGCCCAGTTCTCTGGCGGCTGAT from Rhinopithecus roxellana isolate Shanxi Qingling chromosome 12, ASM756505v1, whole genome shotgun sequence encodes:
- the PNMA8A gene encoding paraneoplastic antigen-like protein 8A, whose product is MSKTMAMNLLEDWCRGMEVDIHRSLLVTGIPEDCGQAEIEETLNGVLSPLGPYRVLNKIFVREENVKAALIEVGEGVNLSTIPREFPGRGGVWRVVCRDPTQDAEFLKNLNEFLDAEGRTWEDVVRLLQLNHPTLSQNQHQPPENWAEALGVLLGAVVQIIFCMDAEIRSREEARAHEAAEFEEMAAWALAAGRKVKKEPGLAAEVGSALKTENPSNWNATEDQHDPPKPLVRKAGAKTRSRRKKQKKNPKQEAVPWKKPKGIDSNSTANLEDPEAGDAESMAISEPIKGSRKPCVKQEELALKKPMVKCAWKGPREPPQDARAEAESAGGASESDQDGGHESPPKKKAMAWVSAKNPMRKKKKVSLGPVSYVLVDSEDGRKKPVMPKKGPGSRREASVQKAPRGQQPAEATASTSRDLKAKPEGSPRCATNESRKV